One region of Phaeocystidibacter marisrubri genomic DNA includes:
- a CDS encoding 3-hydroxyanthranilate 3,4-dioxygenase translates to MAIRAPFNFNKWLEENRDKLVPPVGNKNLYPEGEDYIVMVVAGPNARKDYHYNETEEWFFQLEGEITVRIQEEGKARDIDLGPGDMFLCPAGIPHSPMRKEGSIGLVVERVRKGTDYKDGLLWFCDKCNHKLHETYFPLVDIETDFLPRFKEYYSSEELRTCDNCGHTMETDPRFV, encoded by the coding sequence ATGGCAATCAGAGCACCTTTCAATTTCAATAAGTGGCTAGAGGAGAACCGAGATAAGCTCGTTCCACCTGTGGGCAACAAGAACTTATATCCAGAAGGGGAGGATTACATTGTTATGGTGGTGGCTGGGCCAAATGCCCGTAAGGATTATCACTACAATGAAACCGAGGAGTGGTTTTTCCAATTGGAAGGAGAGATCACCGTTCGCATTCAAGAGGAAGGAAAAGCTCGTGATATCGATTTAGGTCCGGGCGACATGTTCCTATGTCCTGCCGGGATTCCGCACAGCCCAATGCGAAAGGAAGGTAGTATTGGGTTGGTGGTAGAGCGCGTTAGAAAGGGAACAGATTACAAAGATGGATTGCTTTGGTTCTGTGATAAGTGTAACCACAAATTACATGAAACATACTTCCCATTGGTAGATATCGAAACGGACTTCTTACCTCGATTTAAGGAGTACTATTCTTCAGAAGAGTTGCGCACTTGTGACAACTGTGGTCACACCATGGAAACCGATCCGCGCTTCGTTTAG
- the msrA gene encoding peptide-methionine (S)-S-oxide reductase MsrA: MKLNSVVFSLTALLSMACGNSSSHTSGTPVATTLNTEMSQETQTAIFASGCFWGTEYFLKRQEGVISTTVGYTGGHVDNPTYKQVCTKETGHYEAVMVEFDPSIVSYEQLTKWFFETHDPTQANGQGPDIGPQYRSAIFVADDNQRRIANDLIGILEAKGMDIATEVKDAVTFWPAELYHQDYYDNKGGTPYCHAYRKLF, from the coding sequence ATGAAATTGAATTCCGTTGTATTTTCACTTACCGCACTGCTGTCCATGGCCTGTGGAAATTCTAGTTCACACACGTCAGGTACACCAGTTGCAACAACATTGAACACTGAAATGAGTCAGGAAACACAAACCGCCATCTTTGCCTCTGGATGTTTTTGGGGCACGGAGTATTTTTTAAAGAGACAAGAAGGAGTAATTTCAACTACCGTAGGCTATACCGGAGGTCATGTTGATAATCCTACGTACAAACAGGTGTGTACCAAGGAGACTGGGCATTACGAAGCGGTGATGGTAGAGTTCGATCCATCTATTGTGAGCTATGAACAACTGACTAAGTGGTTCTTTGAAACCCATGACCCCACTCAAGCGAATGGTCAGGGACCAGATATTGGTCCTCAGTACCGCTCTGCCATCTTTGTTGCCGATGATAATCAGCGGAGAATTGCCAACGACCTTATTGGCATTCTCGAAGCCAAGGGAATGGACATTGCCACGGAAGTGAAAGATGCCGTTACATTCTGGCCCGCTGAATTGTATCACCAAGACTACTACGACAATAAGGGGGGTACTCCATATTGCCACGCGTATAGGAAGTTGTTTTAG
- a CDS encoding T9SS type A sorting domain-containing protein: MITRLLPLFLLLLGLTPTAQAQDWTQIGQALIGKDGQDELGHAIDLSNDGQRCIIGAHAANINGWYNSGEVRILEWNPNRNRWQPLHTKYEGSSPGVRAGTSVAISGDGNVIAIGEPGNDDLGVDRGMVVIFAFTGMEWQNIGTLYGTNMNDQFGWRIDLNQDGSVIVISSEYSPNGNTLYAGDVKVYENLGAGYVQKGSPIHGNASNAKFGESLKISGDGTEFIVTTPLLEVGGSVVGEVEVYEYVAGAWQTKGGAFTGLQLQTSLGHSADIDITGDRISFTSFERLNTSASVQRRVKTYDWNGTSWSLNGTLNPPTGSVAFGSYISLSRDGNRLASSDVHATFNQSSQGGVYIYEEVSNGTWSLVHTPVKGHDFLDKFGHRLALDSTGQRLFASSINSNQNGPQTGEARLFCADGKTGRDTMQSCGPLWLMGTKYTTTCDTASFLYPLANGCDSVVSIRVEITEIDETIAVSNSTLTSGEANASSYQWMNCVNKNIIPGAINRNFTPTQDGTYAVIINKGNCSDTSACIVLQDVSLREQGIAQLNVFPNPGNGIYSLTFPREYNQLDFEIHAVDGRLLYRASYTDTDRVELNLDLPAGMYVFRAVGDRQDVYSTRVIEQ; the protein is encoded by the coding sequence ATGATTACAAGACTACTACCACTTTTCCTCCTTTTACTCGGCCTCACTCCTACTGCACAAGCGCAGGATTGGACGCAAATTGGACAAGCTCTGATAGGCAAAGACGGGCAAGATGAACTCGGACACGCCATAGATCTTTCCAATGACGGACAGCGTTGCATTATTGGCGCTCATGCGGCAAACATCAACGGTTGGTACAATTCAGGTGAGGTTCGAATTCTAGAATGGAATCCAAATCGAAATAGATGGCAACCTCTACACACCAAGTACGAAGGATCGAGCCCAGGAGTAAGAGCGGGAACGTCCGTGGCCATCTCTGGTGATGGGAATGTCATCGCAATTGGTGAACCCGGTAACGACGATTTAGGTGTAGATAGAGGCATGGTGGTGATTTTTGCCTTTACAGGAATGGAATGGCAAAATATTGGCACGCTTTACGGCACCAACATGAACGACCAGTTTGGATGGAGAATTGACTTGAACCAAGACGGATCCGTGATTGTCATTTCTTCTGAGTACTCGCCGAATGGCAACACGCTCTATGCAGGAGATGTGAAGGTTTACGAGAACTTGGGAGCTGGATATGTTCAAAAAGGAAGTCCTATTCACGGAAATGCATCCAATGCCAAATTTGGCGAGTCGCTCAAGATCAGTGGCGATGGAACAGAATTCATCGTTACCACCCCTCTTTTAGAGGTAGGAGGATCTGTTGTTGGCGAAGTAGAAGTCTACGAATATGTGGCCGGCGCTTGGCAAACAAAAGGTGGGGCTTTTACAGGGCTTCAATTGCAAACATCTCTTGGCCATTCGGCAGACATAGACATAACAGGGGATAGAATATCATTTACATCTTTTGAACGATTAAACACCAGCGCCTCGGTTCAACGTCGGGTTAAAACCTATGACTGGAATGGTACTTCTTGGAGCCTCAACGGAACCCTCAACCCACCTACTGGATCGGTGGCCTTCGGCTCATACATCTCCCTTTCTCGCGATGGAAATCGTCTCGCATCTTCAGACGTTCACGCAACTTTCAACCAATCTTCACAAGGTGGCGTGTACATCTATGAAGAAGTGAGTAACGGAACATGGTCGCTCGTTCACACTCCTGTAAAAGGACATGATTTTCTCGATAAATTTGGACACCGATTGGCGCTCGATTCAACAGGACAGAGACTCTTTGCATCTTCTATCAACTCCAATCAAAATGGCCCTCAAACTGGAGAAGCGCGACTCTTTTGTGCTGATGGAAAAACGGGAAGAGACACCATGCAATCTTGTGGTCCACTTTGGTTGATGGGAACAAAATACACCACCACTTGTGACACCGCATCTTTCCTTTATCCCCTCGCTAACGGTTGCGACAGCGTAGTTTCAATTCGTGTTGAAATCACGGAAATCGACGAAACAATCGCCGTTTCTAATTCAACACTTACCAGCGGCGAAGCCAACGCCTCTTCCTATCAATGGATGAACTGCGTCAACAAAAACATCATTCCTGGGGCAATCAATAGAAACTTCACCCCCACTCAAGATGGAACCTACGCCGTGATTATCAACAAAGGAAATTGTTCCGATACCTCCGCGTGTATTGTACTCCAAGACGTTTCTTTGAGAGAACAGGGAATCGCGCAACTCAACGTATTCCCTAATCCAGGGAATGGTATATATTCTCTTACTTTCCCAAGGGAATACAATCAATTAGATTTCGAAATACACGCGGTGGATGGCCGACTTCTCTACAGAGCTTCGTACACCGACACAGACCGTGTAGAATTGAATTTAGACCTGCCAGCCGGTATGTATGTCTTCCGAGCCGTTGGCGACCGTCAAGATGTGTATAGTACAAGAGTAATTGAACAGTAA